tctggacatcgagggggccctgGCGTACTCTGTGTGTTCCATCCTGGATTCGAGGTGTCGGGagaggggcctacagtacctcgtggagtgggaggggtacggtccggaggagaggtgctgggttccggtggcgGACGTGTTGGACACCGAACTGCTgtgggagttccaccgtctccggcaaatcgccctgcacctcgccctaCGGGTCGTCCCTGAGGCCGTGTTTGTTTTGTGTTACGTGTTTTATGTGGCGCGCCAGGCTGGTTTTCCATGTTCTGTGTTTATTTTCACGAAGTATGTTTATTTGGTAAACTACAGCTTTTGTGACTGTTTTCGCACTTTGCACTTTTGCCATTTTTGCTGGAGCTTTTGACGCAGTTGCGTCCGTCTGCTGTTTGCTCCTGCAATAATAAAGTGTGCAcctgttcacaactctctgctctcctgcacctgacttcgctaccAGTACACACACCCgtgacaatttattttatttaattaggtAAGTAAGTTAAgtacaaattattttttacaatgacggcctaccgcggCCAGTcactaacctggacgacgctgggccaattgtgcgccgccctatgggactcccaatcatggccggttgtgatacagcctggaattgcaccagggtctgtagtgatgcctctagcactgagatgcagtgccttagacggctacgccactcgggagcccgagcTCATGCAATGATAAATTATCCAAAGTAAAATATAATATTTGAAGGAGAACAACAAGGAACCGAATTAATACATTCACTTCACTTGCTGCTGAAGACCGAGAGGCTGGAGAGGACTGAGAGGCGGGGGAAGGGGCACAAGTGATGGGTGCACACACACGCAGCAGCCGGCTAAGGCAGAGCCGCAAGCGGCACAGCTGAGCTCAGCCGAGCAGGCACACACACCAACAAGAAAGTCACTAAATCAAACAAAAGTTGctgttttttccctcattttcCTCCAATTTCAGTTTGTGTGGTTGTTGGTTTAGCTTTTTGTTACTTTCTAGCAAGTGCGGTCTCAATGCAGTAATTTATATTGACATCATGATTAGGTGTCTCTTTGCATCCCGATATCGGATgcatgacttgaccttcgcctctcccgagcccgttggggagttacAGTGATAAGACAATATTATAATTACCAATTGGATATCGTGAAATTGGGGCAAAAAAGGGGTCAAAATTACTACAAAAATAAAAAGCAACAACACTTTTGTCACATGATCCATTTGAAGGTTCAGGATTCCGACCCGGTTGTCATGTCAACACAGCTGTCAGTGCTGAGCAGCACAACCCATGATCATGATTGACAGATCAAGACACTTTTATACAGGAGATGTATAAACATTATTGTACATGGTTTAGCAGTcaataaatgtaattgctaagtGAATCAATTTCAACTGACCAGTTTCCACTGAAATTGTCCACCATTAACTATGATAGCTAGTTTATTTCATTGCTTGCCTGGTTAGCTCATTGCAAGCTAGCGAGCTGTGATGTGTTTGCAATGTCATTTTGGCTACCTAGCTAAATTATACAGGCTGCAGTTATTTTATATGCTTGCTGTTACAATAACCAAACGGTTGGATAAACAAATACTTTGTGAAACCACAATGTAATGCAGCAGATGACATGGTGTGAGTTTAGAATTCTCAAACAAGTAGCTTCAATTTGATTGACTGCTGCATGCAATTTTAATCGGGTTTGAGTTGCTTCATGTAacagtaaaagtaaaaaataaacccCTCTTATGTcgctggaggggagggggggggtcctTGATATTTTTACATAAGTTCCTCTTGTCATGCACaaatgcacctgttaagaaactacCCGTGAGAACTGTTAGAGCTCCCTGGATCGATGATGAATTAAATAATTGTATGGTTCAAAGAAATGATGCAAAAAGGTGGCTAACAAGTCAGGCTgctcagctgattggttgaccTACTGTCAATTGAGAAGTGTTGTGACTAAAATGAACcacaaaaaataatacattatATTACCAAACAAGATAAATTACGAAATTAAACTCCCATGCTCACCTATTCCATATCTCGCCATTTATCAAATGATATGGGGTGACCTTGTCATTCTATGTTAGACATTTATTTTCCCCACTAACGGTGAGGATTTCTGGAGGTGATAAAGGATGATGCATTCCGATGAGGAGGTAGGAGGATGAATATACATCTCACACAGAGTAGAGAACATTCAGAGCACAGCTGCGAAATGGCGGCTGTAATGTCACAGCTAAAGACTAATCACGTCTAAAATGTGTAGATTGatttctgcttctctctccttcgctctctctctctctctccctctgagacGTGGGAGAGAAATAGGTCTCCCAATATGAAATCTGTATCACAATAAAACAACATTCCGATTCAACACAGTTTGGCAGATATGAACACGGGTAAGCTACTACATTGACAGCTTTTACGCAGTACGGTTACACTAAACATTGCGCATGACGCATGAGTGTCAACATTCAACACCAAGACTTTACCGTCCACTGCGTCTCGTTTTTCAAAACAACACGCACAAGGGACTGGGGGATAGAGACCCATGCATTAATAAAACAAATAGATCCTCACCTGTCCTTTTACGAGACTTGCGGCAAATTGCCTCATCACGGCTTCCACTGTGTAGGCGCTGGACCATCCGCGGGGGGTTAACAGCTCCATACATATCGCTCCGCCATCCAGCACGTACCCGTTTTCCAACCGGGGGGTGAGAACCCGCATGAAAGGCGGAGAGAAGGGGAAATTGTCGGGGAAAGAGACATTCAGCAGTATGAACTCGGTGTTCGTTTCTTTCATGTCCTGCCACAGCGCCGAGTCTTTGTCTACCTGGTGGAGCTTGACGTTCCAGTCAAATAGGTTGTCGTCGACCAGCTCGACCGTTATAAAGTTGTCTCCCAACCGCCGGATCTCCTGGAGTTCCTTCATGAGTCTTCTCGTCCGGACTTGGGTGCAGTGCTGCCGGTGAGGGGCTAGTGGTGGTATCGAGGCACTGGTCGCTGATTTCCCAACCCcgatcccacctcctcctcctccgcctcccatctgctgtttctccttggTGTCCTTGGCCTGTTGCTTATCCTTTACGGACGGTTTGTCCTTGCTGCTGTGCTGATCCAGCTTCTTCGCTTTTATCTCGGGGGTGCTGAGGAGGTTGTTGGTCTCGTTGGTGGTCTGAGAGTGCTGCTTGGCGTTGTTCTTGGTGTTCCCCTTGGTCCCCTTTAGCGAGCC
This genomic window from Oncorhynchus clarkii lewisi isolate Uvic-CL-2024 chromosome 32, UVic_Ocla_1.0, whole genome shotgun sequence contains:
- the LOC139392308 gene encoding ubiquitin-conjugating enzyme E2Q-like protein 1; its protein translation is MATLLRKIGLIRLHDRDTEDPKHHQGSLKGTKGNTKNNAKQHSQTTNETNNLLSTPEIKAKKLDQHSSKDKPSVKDKQQAKDTKEKQQMGGGGGGGGIGVGKSATSASIPPLAPHRQHCTQVRTRRLMKELQEIRRLGDNFITVELVDDNLFDWNVKLHQVDKDSALWQDMKETNTEFILLNVSFPDNFPFSPPFMRVLTPRLENGYVLDGGAICMELLTPRGWSSAYTVEAVMRQFAASLVKGQGRICRKAGKSKKAFSRKEAEATFKSLVKTHEKYGWVSPPVSDG